From a single Bacillus gobiensis genomic region:
- a CDS encoding sensor histidine kinase, with product MAAIKKFRLFPKKYGIMPYVFLIYLLMPIVYMSYAEGAKKVVGYILLFLFVVTYRQLYVTVEKGFSFWLVLQLLIVFSLIIFYHPYNLFIGFFTAHFIGWYSENKHFFIAWAGFIVSNALAIASISHQLETIDFLTLIPFLIIMFAIPFGFRSIDKRNKIEQQLAQANERIEELVKQEERMRISRDLHDTLGHTLSLITIKSQLVGKLIAKNPEKAEKEAKEIEITSRTALQQVRELVSGMRTLTLEEELVHMKAFLQSTGISFRYEGDKKFSDISHLTQNTMCLCLREATTNVVKHSRATQCLVRIKKGKAGIKLEVSDNGIGVDFMKDRAFGNGLKGIDERLSLVDGSLTLTSDKGTSLMIEVPFIVKQRQDAADL from the coding sequence ATGGCAGCGATTAAAAAATTTCGATTATTCCCAAAAAAATATGGAATTATGCCCTATGTTTTTCTCATTTATTTATTGATGCCGATAGTTTATATGTCGTATGCGGAAGGTGCCAAAAAGGTCGTTGGTTATATCTTGCTTTTCCTTTTTGTAGTCACCTACCGCCAATTATATGTCACTGTGGAAAAAGGCTTTTCGTTTTGGTTAGTTCTGCAATTACTGATTGTTTTTAGCCTGATTATCTTTTATCATCCATATAATTTGTTCATCGGTTTTTTCACGGCCCATTTTATCGGCTGGTATTCTGAGAACAAGCATTTTTTTATTGCATGGGCTGGGTTTATTGTCTCCAATGCGTTGGCGATCGCAAGTATCTCACACCAGCTTGAGACAATTGATTTTCTAACCTTAATCCCTTTTCTAATTATTATGTTTGCCATCCCTTTTGGATTCAGATCAATCGATAAACGGAATAAAATAGAACAGCAGCTTGCCCAAGCAAACGAGCGAATCGAAGAGCTGGTCAAGCAGGAGGAACGAATGCGGATTTCACGAGATTTGCATGATACGCTGGGCCATACGCTATCACTCATTACTATAAAAAGCCAATTGGTCGGAAAGTTGATTGCCAAAAATCCTGAAAAAGCCGAAAAAGAAGCAAAGGAAATTGAAATTACTTCCCGCACAGCATTGCAGCAGGTTAGAGAGCTGGTTTCCGGTATGCGAACGCTAACGCTGGAAGAAGAGCTTGTCCATATGAAAGCGTTTTTACAATCAACCGGCATCTCTTTTCGTTATGAAGGCGATAAGAAGTTTTCTGACATATCACACTTGACCCAAAACACAATGTGCCTGTGCCTGCGTGAAGCAACGACAAATGTAGTCAAGCACAGCCGGGCAACACAGTGTCTCGTTCGGATCAAGAAGGGAAAAGCCGGGATTAAACTGGAGGTTTCAGATAATGGAATTGGGGTCGATTTCATGAAAGATCGTGCTTTTGGAAATGGATTGAAAGGGATTGATGAGCGGCTTTCCCTTGTCGACGGGAGTCTTACGTTAACTTCAGACAAGGGAACCAGCTTGATGATCGAAGTACCTTTTATTGTGAAGCAAAGACAGGATGCGGCTGATTTATGA
- a CDS encoding uroporphyrinogen-III synthase: protein MKRLEGIRIALAGKRKSEDLSKLVKNLGGIPLIRPAQGTVFLDDSNLEKDVRHLVKGSYDWFILTTGVGTETLYKTAEKLGLADEFIQAISRAKVAARGYKTVNMLKRFGIAPDVRDDDGSTAGLVRALSSHDLKGAKVALQLHGDPAPKLVHFLEEQQAEYKEVLPYQHIPPEPEVLEQLLDEILNGKVDAVNFTSAPQGRFLFSFAKEKGVFQELMDAFSKDVVAVAVGKVTAAALKDEGIERIVIPQEERMGSAIIALEHYYKEKTTK, encoded by the coding sequence GTGAAACGGTTAGAGGGAATAAGAATTGCATTGGCTGGAAAGCGCAAATCGGAGGATTTGAGCAAGCTTGTCAAAAACCTTGGCGGAATACCGCTTATTCGGCCGGCTCAAGGAACAGTGTTTTTAGACGATTCAAACCTGGAAAAAGATGTTCGTCATCTCGTAAAAGGAAGCTATGATTGGTTTATTTTGACGACAGGGGTTGGGACGGAGACACTGTATAAAACAGCAGAAAAACTGGGGTTAGCCGATGAATTTATACAAGCGATTTCGAGGGCAAAGGTAGCTGCACGCGGATATAAAACGGTTAACATGTTGAAAAGGTTTGGGATTGCACCTGACGTCAGAGATGATGATGGGAGTACGGCCGGCTTGGTTAGAGCTTTATCCTCTCATGATCTAAAGGGCGCTAAAGTGGCACTCCAATTGCATGGTGATCCGGCGCCGAAGCTTGTTCATTTTTTGGAGGAGCAACAGGCCGAATATAAAGAAGTGCTTCCCTATCAGCATATTCCGCCGGAACCTGAGGTTTTGGAGCAGCTTCTCGACGAAATTCTGAATGGCAAGGTAGATGCTGTAAATTTTACGAGTGCTCCGCAAGGCAGATTTCTTTTTTCCTTTGCGAAGGAAAAAGGCGTCTTTCAAGAGCTGATGGATGCTTTTTCAAAAGATGTTGTTGCTGTAGCAGTAGGTAAAGTAACAGCTGCTGCATTAAAAGATGAGGGAATCGAACGTATCGTCATCCCGCAGGAAGAACGAATGGGCAGTGCTATTATTGCCTTGGAGCACTACTATAAAGAAAAAACTACAAAATAA
- a CDS encoding universal stress protein, protein MFSADRILVAFDGSDDSKKALKKAIDLSKKLDSNLSIAHAHEDRRIDPGEPPRPYGAAGYVSGGTANIPIPNVNHEPDEPLIYDDGSEEVMANARMILDENHYEGNIKVLEGEPADAILEYAEEISADLIVMGSRDQNRLSKLLFGSVSEKLSSESEIPVLIVK, encoded by the coding sequence ATGTTTTCAGCTGATCGAATCCTCGTCGCATTTGACGGCAGTGATGACAGCAAAAAAGCTCTTAAAAAAGCTATAGACCTTTCAAAAAAACTAGATTCGAATTTATCCATCGCCCATGCTCATGAAGACAGGAGAATTGATCCGGGCGAGCCTCCCCGTCCATACGGAGCAGCAGGTTATGTCTCGGGTGGTACGGCAAATATTCCGATCCCTAATGTAAACCATGAGCCGGATGAGCCATTGATATACGATGACGGGTCGGAGGAAGTGATGGCAAATGCCCGAATGATACTTGATGAAAATCATTATGAAGGAAACATCAAGGTTCTCGAAGGAGAGCCCGCAGATGCCATACTTGAGTATGCCGAAGAAATATCTGCAGATTTGATCGTTATGGGGAGCAGAGATCAAAACAGACTGAGCAAATTATTATTTGGAAGCGTCAGTGAGAAGCTTTCCTCCGAATCGGAAATCCCGGTTTTGATCGTGAAATAA
- a CDS encoding DUF2087 domain-containing protein, whose translation MQLNRVIQFHKTLGDETRLKIIALLRSGPLHGQALSGKLGLKPPTITHHIGKLKEVGLIKERREKNTVYFYFIESELEKSLHVTKEIGKKQKLKVTLEERHTIEKNFFSPDGKLMQIPAQQKKKIIILGKLAEGLEANKVYSEREISDYLKRYHNDYATLRRELIIHEFAYRKNNEYVVQPSELWII comes from the coding sequence ATGCAGCTGAATCGAGTTATTCAATTTCATAAAACGCTGGGAGATGAAACAAGGCTGAAAATCATTGCCCTATTAAGATCCGGTCCCCTTCACGGTCAGGCGTTATCAGGGAAGCTGGGCTTAAAACCCCCTACCATCACCCATCATATCGGTAAATTAAAAGAAGTTGGACTAATAAAAGAGCGACGTGAAAAAAACACAGTCTATTTTTATTTCATAGAAAGTGAATTGGAAAAGAGTTTACATGTGACGAAAGAAATAGGAAAAAAACAAAAATTGAAAGTCACATTAGAAGAAAGGCATACGATTGAAAAAAACTTCTTTTCTCCAGATGGAAAACTGATGCAAATTCCTGCCCAGCAAAAAAAGAAAATTATTATTCTCGGGAAGCTGGCTGAAGGATTGGAAGCGAATAAAGTGTATTCCGAACGGGAAATCAGCGACTATTTAAAGAGATATCATAATGACTATGCTACGCTGCGAAGAGAGCTGATTATTCATGAATTTGCTTATCGGAAAAATAATGAGTACGTTGTCCAGCCATCAGAACTATGGATTATTTGA
- a CDS encoding ABC transporter ATP-binding protein, with the protein MFSVLFKLKWFFKKYWLRYTIAIVLLLVVNVLEMFPPKLLGNAIDDMQSGAITFNGIVYYIGIYLALGVIVYTISYVWMYQLFGGAIVIEKILRSKLMGHLLKMTPRFYETNRTGDLMARATNDLKSVSMTAGFGILTLVDSTMFMMTILVTMGFIISWKLTIAAILPLPIMAVAISVYGKKIHERFTEAQDAFGDLNDRVLESVSGVRVIRAYVQEKNDVSRFNKMTADVYEKNMKVALIDSLFEPTVKLLVGLSYLIGLGYGAYMVFQNQITIGELVSFNVYLGMLIWPMFAIGELINVMQRGNASLDRVNETLSYEPDVKEAAQPLAAEYSGDIAFQQVTFSYPSSTHNNLDKISFTVRKGQTVGIVGKTGSGKSTIVKQLLRQYPEGAGEVSISGIPIQKLSLDKLHSWIGYVPQDHVLFSRTVKENMLIGKMEATDQDIREAIQNAHFEKDLENLPEGLSTLVGEKGVALSGGQKQRISIARALLANPEILILDDSLSAVDAKTETAIINNIKKNRKGKTTFITAHRLSAVEHADLIIVMEDGKILERGTHRELLEKDGWYNEQYQRQQLSSPEEGGTVA; encoded by the coding sequence ATGTTTTCAGTGTTATTCAAATTAAAATGGTTTTTTAAAAAATATTGGCTTCGGTACACGATTGCAATCGTACTTTTATTAGTCGTAAACGTTTTAGAAATGTTTCCGCCAAAGCTTTTGGGAAATGCGATTGATGATATGCAATCCGGCGCCATTACATTTAACGGAATTGTTTACTACATCGGGATATATCTCGCATTGGGTGTAATCGTTTATACGATTTCATACGTTTGGATGTATCAGCTGTTTGGCGGGGCGATTGTGATCGAAAAAATACTCAGGTCAAAACTGATGGGACATTTGTTAAAGATGACGCCAAGATTTTATGAGACGAACCGAACAGGTGACTTAATGGCAAGAGCAACAAATGACCTGAAATCCGTATCCATGACCGCAGGCTTTGGAATCCTTACACTGGTCGATTCAACGATGTTTATGATGACCATATTGGTTACGATGGGATTTATTATCAGCTGGAAGCTGACAATAGCCGCGATACTGCCGCTCCCGATTATGGCTGTTGCAATCAGTGTGTACGGCAAAAAAATTCACGAGCGATTTACGGAAGCACAGGACGCGTTTGGCGACCTGAACGACCGAGTGCTTGAATCCGTTTCCGGAGTGCGTGTCATCAGGGCCTACGTTCAGGAAAAAAATGATGTCAGCAGGTTTAACAAGATGACGGCAGACGTATACGAAAAAAATATGAAGGTAGCATTAATCGATTCTCTCTTTGAACCAACAGTCAAGCTGCTCGTAGGCTTAAGTTATCTTATCGGTCTTGGCTACGGAGCCTACATGGTGTTCCAAAATCAGATTACGATAGGTGAGCTCGTTTCGTTTAACGTGTATCTTGGAATGCTCATTTGGCCAATGTTTGCGATCGGAGAGCTAATTAATGTTATGCAAAGAGGAAATGCATCGCTTGATCGGGTAAACGAAACACTTAGTTATGAGCCTGATGTAAAGGAAGCTGCGCAGCCCCTGGCAGCAGAGTATTCAGGTGATATTGCCTTTCAACAAGTAACGTTTTCATATCCAAGCTCTACCCATAACAATTTGGATAAAATCTCATTTACGGTTCGTAAAGGGCAGACAGTCGGCATTGTCGGCAAAACGGGAAGCGGAAAATCAACCATTGTGAAGCAGCTGTTGAGGCAATACCCCGAAGGCGCGGGTGAGGTGAGTATTTCGGGAATTCCTATTCAGAAATTATCTCTTGACAAGCTCCACAGCTGGATCGGTTATGTTCCGCAGGATCACGTGCTGTTTTCACGAACGGTGAAAGAAAATATGCTGATCGGCAAGATGGAAGCTACTGATCAAGATATCCGGGAAGCTATTCAAAATGCCCATTTTGAAAAGGATCTGGAAAATTTGCCAGAAGGACTGTCTACATTAGTAGGAGAAAAAGGCGTGGCCTTATCCGGAGGGCAGAAGCAGAGGATTTCGATTGCCCGGGCACTGCTAGCGAATCCGGAAATTTTGATTTTGGATGATTCGTTATCTGCGGTTGATGCAAAAACAGAAACGGCGATTATTAATAATATTAAAAAAAATCGCAAAGGGAAAACGACGTTTATCACTGCACACAGGCTATCTGCGGTTGAGCATGCCGATTTAATTATCGTCATGGAAGACGGGAAAATACTGGAACGCGGAACACATAGGGAACTGCTAGAAAAAGATGGCTGGTACAATGAGCAGTATCAAAGACAGCAGCTTTCCTCTCCAGAAGAAGGGGGGACTGTAGCGTGA
- a CDS encoding ABC transporter ATP-binding protein gives MKTGKRLFAYAMLYRKTLMLAILMLVVAVAAELTGPFIAKKMIDGHILGIETPWYEVDGGEHAVSYNNGKTYAREAYLDPADERGKEVRIFQIGMDYYFIDGAVSFDGDRSVSNGKLTITNGSRSETYDAVQLSKDEILAFYEPEISGIVTLSFMFLGLLIVSIFFHYGQHYLLQASANRVIQRMREDVFSHIQTLPVKYFDNLPAGKVVARITNDTEAIRDLYVTVLSQFVTSFIYLAGIYTAMFLLDPRLAAICLALVPVLIIWMFVYRKFASGFNHKIRSINSDINAKINESIQGMTIIQAFRNQKETKKEFEELNDTHFRYQNKMLNLNSLLSHNLVNFLRNLVFVGLIWYFGGASLNAAGMISLGVLYAFVDYLNRLFQPITGIVNQFAQLELARVSAERVFRLLDEKGTEVDEKESARYEGNVVFDDVSFAYNDKDFVLKNISFEAKKGETVALVGHTGSGKSSIMNVLFRFYDIQKGKVTIDGKSIYEMSRQEVRRHMGIVLQDPYLFTGTIASNVSLDNEKISREKVENALKQVGADELFNHLPDGFDEPVVEKGSTLSSGQRQLISFARALSYDPAILILDEATANIDTETEAVIQRALDVVKKGRTTFVIAHRLSTIRNADQILVLDKGQIIEQGNHDELMKEKGQYYQMYELQKGKQETLAG, from the coding sequence GTGAAAACAGGAAAACGGCTTTTTGCTTATGCCATGCTTTATCGAAAAACGCTGATGCTGGCGATTCTTATGCTGGTAGTCGCCGTGGCAGCCGAATTGACAGGTCCTTTTATCGCGAAAAAGATGATCGACGGGCATATCCTCGGAATTGAAACGCCGTGGTATGAAGTGGACGGCGGAGAACACGCCGTTTCCTACAATAATGGAAAGACATATGCCAGAGAGGCGTATTTGGATCCTGCAGATGAGCGGGGAAAGGAAGTCAGGATATTCCAAATTGGAATGGACTATTACTTTATAGATGGCGCTGTTTCATTTGATGGAGACAGGTCCGTTTCAAACGGGAAGTTGACAATAACAAACGGAAGCCGCTCGGAAACCTATGACGCTGTTCAGCTGTCAAAGGATGAAATATTGGCGTTTTACGAGCCGGAAATTAGCGGAATCGTCACGTTAAGCTTTATGTTTCTCGGCTTGCTTATCGTCTCGATATTCTTCCATTACGGCCAGCATTATTTGCTGCAGGCCAGTGCAAACAGGGTTATCCAAAGAATGAGAGAGGACGTTTTCTCCCATATTCAAACACTTCCAGTAAAATACTTTGATAATCTCCCCGCCGGTAAGGTGGTCGCAAGAATAACTAATGATACAGAAGCGATCCGGGATCTTTACGTGACGGTGCTTTCTCAATTCGTGACGAGCTTTATCTATTTGGCTGGAATCTATACGGCGATGTTTTTGCTGGATCCGCGGCTTGCGGCGATATGTCTGGCACTTGTTCCTGTGTTAATTATTTGGATGTTCGTATATCGAAAATTTGCATCAGGCTTTAACCATAAAATTCGTTCAATTAACAGTGATATCAACGCGAAAATCAATGAATCCATTCAAGGTATGACAATCATTCAAGCGTTCCGCAATCAGAAGGAAACTAAAAAGGAATTTGAAGAGTTGAATGATACACATTTTCGTTATCAGAACAAAATGCTGAATCTAAATTCGCTTCTGTCCCATAACCTTGTCAATTTTCTGCGGAACTTGGTCTTTGTCGGGCTTATATGGTATTTTGGCGGAGCTTCTCTAAATGCGGCTGGCATGATTTCTTTAGGTGTCTTGTACGCTTTTGTTGATTACTTAAACCGCTTGTTCCAGCCGATTACCGGTATCGTTAATCAATTTGCACAGCTTGAGCTTGCCAGGGTTTCGGCTGAACGGGTTTTCAGGCTGTTGGACGAAAAAGGAACCGAAGTAGATGAGAAGGAGTCTGCACGTTACGAAGGGAATGTGGTCTTTGATGATGTCTCCTTTGCGTATAACGATAAAGATTTTGTATTAAAGAACATTTCATTTGAGGCCAAAAAAGGAGAAACGGTGGCACTTGTCGGTCACACCGGTTCCGGAAAAAGCTCCATCATGAATGTGCTGTTCCGCTTTTATGATATTCAAAAAGGGAAGGTTACCATCGACGGTAAAAGCATATATGAAATGTCGAGGCAGGAGGTCAGAAGGCATATGGGGATTGTGCTGCAAGATCCATACCTGTTTACTGGAACGATCGCTTCCAATGTCAGCCTTGACAATGAAAAGATTTCAAGAGAAAAGGTCGAGAATGCCTTAAAGCAGGTGGGGGCGGATGAGCTGTTCAATCATCTTCCTGACGGCTTTGACGAGCCAGTTGTTGAAAAAGGCAGCACATTATCTTCCGGCCAAAGACAGCTGATATCATTCGCGAGAGCTCTGTCTTACGATCCAGCGATCCTGATTTTGGATGAAGCGACGGCAAACATTGATACAGAAACAGAAGCTGTTATTCAACGCGCGCTCGATGTTGTGAAAAAAGGAAGGACGACTTTTGTCATTGCTCACCGGCTTTCAACAATTAGGAACGCCGACCAAATTCTTGTCTTAGATAAGGGGCAGATTATTGAACAAGGGAACCATGACGAGCTAATGAAAGAAAAAGGACAATATTATCAAATGTACGAATTGCAAAAAGGGAAACAAGAAACACTTGCGGGCTAA
- a CDS encoding alpha/beta-type small acid-soluble spore protein produces the protein MPNNRNNLVVPGAEKAVDQMKFEIASEFGVNLGAETTSRANGSVGGEITKRLVAAAQQSFGGKIQ, from the coding sequence ATGCCAAACAATAGAAATAACCTTGTCGTTCCAGGTGCAGAAAAAGCAGTTGACCAAATGAAGTTTGAAATCGCTTCTGAATTTGGCGTAAACCTTGGAGCAGAAACGACTTCTCGTGCAAATGGTTCTGTAGGTGGAGAAATCACGAAGCGTTTAGTTGCTGCAGCCCAACAATCATTCGGTGGAAAAATTCAATAA
- a CDS encoding ABC transporter ATP-binding protein: MAEIMLQEIYKQYDNKVTAVENFNLHIEDKEFIVFVGPSGCGKSTTLRMIAGLEEITSGDFIIDGKRMNDVAPKDRDIAMVFQNYALYPHMNVYDNMAFGLKLRKFPKSEIEQRVKNAAKILGLEEYLDRKPKALSGGQRQRVALGRAIVRDAKVFLMDEPLSNLDAKLRVQMRAEISKLHQRLQTTTIYVTHDQTEAMTMATRLVVMKNGLIQQVGSPKEVYEKPENVFVGGFIGSPAMNFFSGTLIGNKFKFAETTVAIPEGKLKTLRTNGYEGKELILGIRPEDIHDEPVFLDASKDTQINAKIEVSELMGAETMLYSQVDGQEFIARVDSRTDVEAGHILTLALDMNKAHFFDKDSESRIR, encoded by the coding sequence ATGGCTGAGATCATGCTACAAGAAATCTACAAACAATATGATAACAAGGTGACAGCAGTTGAAAATTTCAATCTTCATATTGAGGATAAGGAATTCATTGTGTTTGTTGGTCCTTCCGGCTGCGGCAAATCGACCACTCTCAGAATGATTGCCGGGCTTGAGGAAATCACAAGCGGGGATTTTATTATTGACGGGAAACGGATGAATGATGTCGCTCCTAAGGATCGAGATATCGCCATGGTATTCCAGAATTATGCCCTCTACCCACATATGAACGTATATGACAATATGGCGTTCGGTTTAAAGCTGAGAAAATTTCCTAAAAGTGAAATAGAACAAAGAGTAAAAAATGCGGCAAAGATTCTCGGGCTTGAGGAATATTTGGATAGAAAGCCAAAAGCGTTGTCCGGGGGGCAAAGACAAAGGGTGGCTTTAGGACGTGCCATTGTTCGTGATGCGAAAGTGTTTTTAATGGATGAGCCGCTGTCCAATCTGGATGCGAAGCTCCGTGTGCAAATGAGGGCGGAAATCTCAAAGCTTCATCAACGCCTGCAAACGACGACCATCTATGTTACACACGACCAGACAGAAGCGATGACTATGGCAACTCGGCTAGTGGTCATGAAGAATGGTCTCATTCAGCAGGTTGGATCGCCAAAAGAAGTATATGAAAAACCGGAAAACGTTTTTGTAGGCGGTTTCATAGGTTCTCCCGCAATGAATTTCTTTTCTGGCACTTTGATTGGTAACAAGTTTAAATTTGCCGAAACGACAGTTGCCATTCCAGAAGGAAAACTGAAAACGCTTAGAACAAATGGATACGAAGGAAAAGAACTGATTCTTGGCATTCGTCCGGAAGACATTCACGATGAGCCTGTATTTTTAGATGCATCAAAAGACACACAAATTAATGCAAAAATTGAAGTTTCCGAGCTAATGGGAGCTGAAACGATGCTTTACTCTCAAGTGGATGGTCAGGAGTTTATCGCAAGGGTCGATTCGCGAACGGACGTAGAGGCAGGGCATATATTAACTTTAGCCTTGGATATGAACAAAGCACACTTTTTTGATAAAGATTCAGAAAGCAGAATTCGTTAA
- a CDS encoding PucR family transcriptional regulator, whose product MLKRLKKTYGSSFITSIPAGSSKDYIWFQTDQKETFGLLRSAITDQEKKLLSTLFHRIFLPEQKELSSAEMNWYGYLFRDQPLRNAKHSISVQPHFLRLSHSIEEQDELKSAIKGFFEDAVILWTDNQQILILQPDPIEPLSGADRKELTDAITGDFLVNCFLYSGQLHKLDNHVKVKIQAEQMIFKWLGNLPLFNNNPSSFYHSLPLLISAAPHTVSAEALSELVVEALADKEILRTIRTYFECDLNASLAAKKLFIHRNSLQYRIDKFIEKTGIDIRHFQEAAAVQMIQSILLTSRLS is encoded by the coding sequence ATGCTGAAAAGGTTAAAGAAAACATATGGCAGCTCATTCATTACATCAATTCCTGCCGGATCATCAAAGGATTATATTTGGTTCCAAACCGATCAAAAGGAAACATTCGGCCTGTTGCGATCAGCAATAACCGATCAAGAAAAAAAACTATTATCGACCCTTTTTCACCGGATATTCCTGCCGGAACAAAAGGAGCTTTCATCAGCTGAAATGAATTGGTACGGGTATTTATTCCGTGATCAGCCTTTGCGAAATGCAAAGCATTCAATTTCTGTTCAACCTCATTTCCTCAGGCTGTCACATTCAATCGAAGAACAGGACGAATTAAAATCAGCAATTAAGGGCTTTTTTGAAGATGCAGTCATTTTATGGACAGATAACCAGCAAATTCTAATCCTGCAGCCAGATCCAATCGAACCTCTTTCGGGTGCTGATAGAAAAGAGCTTACAGATGCGATTACCGGCGATTTCCTTGTGAATTGTTTTTTATATTCCGGCCAGCTTCATAAATTAGACAACCATGTAAAAGTAAAAATCCAAGCTGAACAAATGATATTTAAATGGCTCGGAAATTTACCATTATTCAATAACAATCCAAGTTCCTTTTATCATTCTCTGCCGCTGCTCATTTCTGCTGCTCCACACACCGTTTCTGCTGAAGCTCTTTCAGAGTTAGTAGTTGAAGCGCTTGCGGATAAGGAAATTCTGCGAACGATCAGAACTTACTTCGAATGCGATTTAAACGCATCACTAGCCGCCAAAAAACTATTTATCCACCGCAATAGTCTTCAGTACCGGATTGATAAATTTATTGAAAAAACCGGAATCGATATTCGCCACTTTCAAGAGGCTGCAGCCGTCCAAATGATTCAAAGCATACTCCTTACAAGCCGGCTTTCTTAA
- a CDS encoding YheE family protein → MISHFQWKPLFKKERLPGWKISFYYKGTHYEGIYHKTGDIEWGRTYPPHDDEPELKNDIHELMLFHIYE, encoded by the coding sequence ATGATTTCTCATTTTCAATGGAAGCCGCTATTCAAAAAAGAAAGACTGCCAGGTTGGAAAATTTCTTTTTATTATAAGGGAACTCACTATGAAGGGATTTACCATAAAACCGGCGATATTGAATGGGGAAGAACGTATCCTCCCCATGATGACGAGCCTGAACTTAAAAACGATATCCACGAGCTTATGCTATTTCATATTTACGAGTAA
- a CDS encoding YheC/YheD family protein — protein MINKCLGVLSGKPKKGNTFKGDSKFFKHLQMHANSRGILCYVFTLNGIFDSYLKGFYFDFHAHKWLTKEVSFPNLVYNRLPRREEEVCPSWRLFFAKKNIPIFNRQFFNKSVVHKLLEDHPVLRGFLPNTKIGFSSDGLFSMLETHSSIYIKDSNGSKGNGIFFIVKKDGGYLLKTPHEEFKHLTFDRLLDQLYFFSVARDSLIQEAVDCDERNGYRFDLRVLANYAGKRHSITGIGVRAANSGQIVTHVPNGGFVIPYDSISSDINNSELEAIVSHTGDLLSRTYGFIGEFSMDIGFRHSRPIIFEANSKPMIFDENEIQLKRVEKLINLLDENQVRSDY, from the coding sequence ATGATAAACAAATGCCTAGGCGTGCTATCAGGCAAACCGAAAAAAGGGAATACCTTTAAAGGAGACAGTAAATTTTTTAAACATCTGCAAATGCACGCAAACAGCCGGGGAATTTTATGCTATGTATTTACTTTGAACGGGATTTTTGATTCATATCTGAAAGGTTTTTATTTCGATTTTCACGCTCATAAATGGCTGACAAAGGAAGTTTCTTTTCCTAACCTGGTTTATAATCGCCTGCCCCGCCGCGAAGAAGAGGTCTGTCCATCTTGGCGGCTATTTTTTGCGAAAAAGAACATCCCCATTTTCAATCGCCAATTTTTCAACAAAAGTGTTGTGCATAAGCTGCTTGAGGATCACCCTGTTCTCAGGGGCTTTTTGCCGAATACGAAAATCGGCTTTTCCTCAGACGGTTTGTTTTCTATGCTTGAAACACACTCCAGCATCTATATTAAGGATTCGAATGGCAGTAAAGGAAACGGGATTTTTTTTATTGTAAAAAAAGACGGAGGTTACCTGTTAAAAACTCCTCATGAAGAATTCAAACATCTTACTTTTGATAGGCTTCTTGATCAATTGTATTTTTTTTCCGTTGCGCGGGACTCCCTTATTCAGGAAGCAGTTGACTGTGATGAACGAAACGGCTATCGCTTTGATCTGCGTGTTCTTGCGAACTATGCTGGAAAACGCCATTCCATTACCGGAATTGGCGTGCGGGCAGCAAATTCCGGCCAAATTGTTACTCACGTTCCGAACGGCGGTTTTGTTATCCCTTATGACTCCATATCCTCTGACATTAACAATTCAGAGCTTGAAGCGATTGTTTCCCATACAGGGGATCTTTTATCACGTACCTACGGGTTTATTGGAGAGTTTTCCATGGATATTGGCTTTCGTCATTCGCGCCCGATTATCTTTGAAGCAAATAGCAAGCCTATGATCTTTGATGAGAATGAGATACAATTAAAGAGGGTAGAGAAGCTTATTAATTTGTTAGATGAAAATCAGGTAAGGAGTGATTACTGA